The Fusobacterium polymorphum genome segment CTTTTTCTCTAGGAAATTCAATGAAAAGTTTAAAAAAGTTAATGAAAGATATTAGGAAATATGAGACAGTTAGTTTACAAATTGAAGGAGAAGGAATAGAATTTCTTACACAGAAAAAAATAAAAATAAAAGATATTAATAACTCATATATAGATATAGTTTTACCAGAAATTATAAATGGGAATAAGTATGACTTTCTATACTTAGAATTATCATCTGATTATCAGGTAAATGAAAATCGGCAAATTGAAATTTTATGGGAAACAGATAAATATCCAATGAAAGAAAATAGAGCTGTAATATTTGAAGATAAAAATGGGAAGTTATTAATTCCTATGGGATTACATCCTGCTTGGTTATATTCTGATGTGATAAAAATTAGATTAAAATTTATTAATATGAAAATTGATACAACAATTGATATACTAAAAATAGAGTTTATGCAACTAAATAGAGAAAGAAAAGAGGATTAATTTTGAAAAAATTTAAAAAGTTATTTTCACAATTTATAAAATTTTTATTTGTATCTGGAATTGGCTGGTTGATTGATTTTTGTTTATATGTCATATTAACTATTGAATTTAATTTAAAAGTTTTCTATGCTAATATTTTTAGTTCTATACCTGCAATTAGTTATGTGTTTTTAATATCAACAAAGAAAATATTTGCTAAATCTCATAGAAATAACTTAACAATTATACAAAAATATATAATATATTTTATTTATCAATTATTACTTATTTTTTTTATTTCAATAGTTGCACAAAATTTATATATTTTAGTTCGAGAATACAATTTAAATTTTAAGATGATGAAAATAATAATAAAAATTCTTGTAACGCCAGTAACAATGACAATTAATTTTTTTGTAATAAAATATTTAGCAGAAAAATTATAGAAGAAAATTAACATGATATAGATAAGTCTGTAAGATGAGACAAATGAAAAAGATTTTAAAAAATATAGAATAGTTAATATTTTCTAAAATTTTTGTCTTAATTTTATAATTTTTTACAGGTGTGAAAGTCATTAAATATTATGATAGTGAACTTTTTGGAATACACAACTACATAGGAATAATAATAGCTTTTTCTTATGGGATAGTTTTATTGCCTTTCTTATTTGTACTCAATTAGACAAAATTATGTTAGGAAAAAAATTGGATTTTATTCAATTGAGATTCAATTATTGCAAATTTTTTCAATTATAATAGTTCCAATACAAACAAATTTATATCCTAAGATGATGAGCTTATATAGAGAAAATTATGAGAAAGATATAAATTTTTATTTAAAATCTAATTTTCTTGTAATATAAATTTATATATTTGGAATAGTCATATCTATAAGAGAATTTATCTTCTGGATATAATAGGAGTCCATAAAAAGTAGTAACAATAAATATGGGGAATTGTCAATTAGGAAGAGCTAAGGGAGAAACTATTATAGATTGTGGTTCTATTAAAAGAGAAATAGAAAATATTATTTT includes the following:
- a CDS encoding GtrA family protein, whose product is MKKFKKLFSQFIKFLFVSGIGWLIDFCLYVILTIEFNLKVFYANIFSSIPAISYVFLISTKKIFAKSHRNNLTIIQKYIIYFIYQLLLIFFISIVAQNLYILVREYNLNFKMMKIIIKILVTPVTMTINFFVIKYLAEKL